The stretch of DNA CTTCGATTCGGCGCCGATGGAAGACTTGCCCGAATGGCAGTCTTTTGCGAAATCTGCAAATGGTGAGGCATTCGCCGCCGAATTTGATGCACAGCTTTTCGGTGAAACCTCGAAGCTTGTCGATTATTCTCCGCGCGCAATGCAAGTCGTGGCCTCGGCCTATCGCGCCGTCGTTGGCGTCACTAAAACCAATTGCTCTGACGCCGAAGCCATCGATCGCCTGCTGAATCCCGCACGCAATCCCTATCGCCGCGAAACGCTCGACATTGGCGTCAATGCTCCGATGATGCGCGCGCTCCAGCACGCCAATTTCGCCTTCGCGAAAAAAATCAGCCACACGGCCGACAGCCAGGATCAGCGCCATCGCATGATTCCCGGCTCGCGCCCGCTACTGACGCTCGCCGACACGCGCTCGCCGGATTACATCGTCCCGATGCTCATTCGCGACAACGCTCGCGCGCGCGAAATCTACGAGACCGCGATGGCCGAAGCCTGGGCGGCCAAGAACGCGCTGCTTGACCACGGCGTTCCCGCCGAAATCGCTCTCTATCTTCTGCCCAACGCGAAATCGATCCGCCTCGTTGAATCCGGCTCCCTGCTTCATCTGCTGCACAAATGGACCATGCGCACGTGTTTCAACGCGCAGGAAGAGATTTATCAAGCTTCGATGGAAGAAGTGCAGCAGGTCCGCGCCGTTTTCCCCGAGCTTGCGCGGTATATCGGCCCGCCATGTTATCTCCGCGCCGGAATCACGACTCCGATCTGCACCGAAGGCTCGCATTTCTGCGGCGTGAAAGTCTGGCAGGATTTCCCCAACATCCAGCGGCGGATATGACCCGCCGCGGCAGCCTGGCGTATTATCTCGCCGCGTGGGTTTGCGGCTGCGCGTTCATGAGCTTTTGCGTTTGGGCAAAAATTTCGCTCACGGGCGCCGAAGCATTGGACGGACCAGCCGGCGTCATCAGTTTGCTTTTCGCCATTTTCTACGGGTTGATGTACACGGCCCCAGCCGTGCTCCTTAGCGCATTTCTGTTGCGTTGCATCGCACACATCATGAAATCCGAGAAAGCCTGGCAATGGATGCTTCTTGGAGCGGGGATCACGACTTTGCTGTTCGCTGCGCTCGGCTGGCTCGGCGGCGCGAGTCAAGCGGACATGTCGAAGCCGGTGAGATATTTCGCCGACATTTTCAGCGTGGGTCCGAGCATGGTTTTCAGTTCGGGCTGGTGGCTCGCGATTCCCGCCGGCGCTGTGACTGCCTGGGTGCTGTTTCGTACCGACCGCGCATTCGGCGCGTCCTCTGGCGATTCTGCCGCGTAGGTCAGCGCACTACTTACGAACGCCACCGCAACTCAACCGGCCCATTCATCGGATGCGGCGGCTGCGCGCCCGTGCCTTTCGCTTCGAGGTGTGCGGCCTTGAGCTGGAAATACCATTTCGCCGGCCGGTCCGCGTCATCAATCAACATCAAACTCGGA from Candidatus Acidiferrales bacterium encodes:
- a CDS encoding FAD-dependent thymidylate synthase — its product is MALPISAFPVDPVETAAPRVTLRNFFTHPYDSAIAAARTCYAPRIVNPGEITEKQRVNIGAATFYSGHHTVYQHAHFEFGLENVSRQFVWSFLHAHPFYNSEQQSQRYVRLDRAQAYIPPEDGLFGPAERAIYEQAIARAWSYYRELSKILESEAQAILDDIWHVGAMSHPRRIEKVKRAAQKRAIEVARYVLPVAAFTTMVHTLSGIVLHRLWRMQSACDTPSESRAVLEAMVSRVREVDPQFFDRFDSAPMEDLPEWQSFAKSANGEAFAAEFDAQLFGETSKLVDYSPRAMQVVASAYRAVVGVTKTNCSDAEAIDRLLNPARNPYRRETLDIGVNAPMMRALQHANFAFAKKISHTADSQDQRHRMIPGSRPLLTLADTRSPDYIVPMLIRDNARAREIYETAMAEAWAAKNALLDHGVPAEIALYLLPNAKSIRLVESGSLLHLLHKWTMRTCFNAQEEIYQASMEEVQQVRAVFPELARYIGPPCYLRAGITTPICTEGSHFCGVKVWQDFPNIQRRI